One window of Botrimarina mediterranea genomic DNA carries:
- a CDS encoding helix-turn-helix transcriptional regulator — translation MNVKRITRLIDLLQRLQSGQGGDADGLAEACGVSRRTVFRDIESLREAGVPIEYDADAQRYRIDAAHFLPPTNLTLEEALSVVLLAGRVGELERDTLFAAAIGAAEKIEASLPSSMRERLSEVAEAIDLRPPPVNPLADKGDVYRALLRASVDQQAVRIRYDCRTEFREIETDLDPYHLLFQERSWYVIGRSSRHDEVRTFNIGRVKAVEPTGASFKRPPSFSVKKHLRNAWRLIPDDGPDSEVHLRFSAVVSRNVAEVLWHPTQRCEFRDDGSLDYHVTVSGIREIVWWVLGYGDQVEVLKPERLRREVARRHRAAAERYGVV, via the coding sequence ATGAACGTCAAGCGCATTACACGACTCATCGACCTCCTGCAGAGGCTCCAGTCGGGGCAGGGGGGGGACGCTGACGGCCTCGCCGAGGCGTGCGGCGTCAGCAGACGCACGGTGTTCCGCGATATCGAGTCGCTCCGCGAAGCGGGGGTCCCGATCGAGTACGACGCCGACGCGCAGCGCTACCGGATCGACGCAGCTCACTTTTTGCCGCCGACCAACTTGACGCTCGAAGAGGCGTTGTCGGTCGTCTTGCTGGCGGGGCGCGTGGGGGAGCTGGAGCGCGATACGCTGTTCGCCGCCGCCATCGGCGCGGCTGAGAAAATCGAGGCGAGCTTGCCGTCCTCGATGCGGGAGAGACTCAGTGAGGTCGCCGAAGCGATCGACCTCCGCCCGCCGCCGGTAAACCCGCTGGCGGACAAAGGGGATGTCTACCGCGCCCTGTTGCGGGCGAGTGTGGACCAGCAAGCCGTCCGTATACGGTACGACTGTCGGACCGAGTTCCGTGAGATCGAGACCGACCTCGACCCGTATCACTTGCTGTTCCAAGAACGCAGCTGGTATGTGATCGGTCGCTCGTCACGTCACGACGAGGTCCGGACGTTCAACATCGGCCGTGTCAAAGCCGTCGAGCCGACGGGCGCGTCGTTCAAGCGGCCCCCGTCCTTCAGCGTCAAGAAGCACCTGCGGAACGCCTGGCGGCTGATCCCCGACGACGGCCCCGACAGCGAAGTGCACCTGCGTTTCTCGGCGGTCGTCAGTCGAAATGTGGCCGAGGTGCTCTGGCACCCGACACAGCGCTGCGAGTTCCGCGACGACGGTTCGCTCGACTACCACGTCACCGTGTCGGGGATACGTGAGATCGTCTGGTGGGTGCTGGGCTACGGCGATCAGGTCGAGGTGCTGAAGCCCGAACGCCTGCGGCGCGAGGTGGCGCGGCGGCACCGCGCGGCGGCGGAGCGGTATGGGGTGGTGTGA
- the tmk gene encoding dTMP kinase, with product MFLSLDGIDGVGKSTQMRLLVEWLEGEGHRVVTCRDPGSTPLGETLRELLLHSGEDRPIGPRAEMLMYMAARAQLMEDVIRPALAGGAVVVSDRFLMANLVYQAHAGGLPREAVAMVGAVATDGVMPDRVFLLDLDPEAADQRRGREPDRMESRGAEYRRRLRAGFLAEAELDPQCVSVIDATQSIEAIHESIRSAVALDL from the coding sequence ATGTTCCTCTCCCTGGACGGCATCGACGGCGTCGGCAAGAGCACGCAGATGCGGCTGCTGGTGGAGTGGCTTGAGGGCGAGGGCCATCGCGTCGTGACGTGCCGCGACCCGGGGAGCACGCCGCTGGGCGAAACGCTCCGTGAGCTGCTGCTGCACAGCGGCGAGGACCGCCCCATCGGCCCGCGGGCCGAGATGCTGATGTACATGGCCGCGCGGGCGCAGTTGATGGAGGACGTGATCCGTCCCGCGCTGGCGGGCGGCGCGGTGGTGGTGTCGGACCGTTTCCTGATGGCGAATCTGGTCTATCAAGCTCACGCCGGCGGCTTGCCGCGCGAAGCCGTCGCCATGGTTGGCGCCGTGGCGACCGATGGCGTCATGCCCGACCGCGTTTTCCTCCTCGATCTCGATCCCGAAGCCGCCGACCAGCGCCGTGGCCGCGAGCCCGACCGCATGGAGAGCCGCGGCGCCGAGTACCGCCGGCGGTTGCGCGCGGGCTTCCTCGCCGAAGCGGAGCTCGACCCGCAATGCGTCTCGGTGATCGACGCAACACAGTCGATCGAAGCGATCCACGAGTCGATCCGCAGCGCAGTGGCTCTGGACCTTTGA
- a CDS encoding DUF368 domain-containing protein, whose translation MSHPHPEPPRSNSPGTLLRTVGVGVAMGSADIIPGVSGGTVALILGVYERLLSALSRFDSQFVRYVLSGKLSEAWRHIDAWFLFALAAGVGTGVKGLAGVMTYLLTEQATYTYSAFFGLILASGWLVARLAKPDTPVAGARCVAIGLMAMIFAVWLMSQGQMTPFSGLPYTFACGVIAICAMILPGISGAYLLLILGKYEEMSGILHRAPSLSGYEWASLGVFLTGCLVGILSMSRVLKWLLARYWSSTMSALAGFMIGSLYRVWPFQRDTTPDVGEFKLKLFQPMLPDSFDSTAMSCLAIGVFCFAAVFVIDWLGRRVSETTPEEVAETLEDEVN comes from the coding sequence GTGTCCCACCCCCATCCGGAGCCCCCTCGCTCCAATTCCCCCGGCACGCTCCTCCGCACGGTCGGCGTCGGCGTCGCCATGGGCTCAGCCGACATCATCCCGGGCGTTTCTGGCGGCACCGTGGCCCTGATCCTGGGCGTCTACGAGCGGTTGCTGAGCGCCCTGTCGCGTTTCGACAGTCAGTTTGTCCGATACGTCCTCAGCGGAAAGCTAAGCGAAGCCTGGCGTCATATCGACGCCTGGTTCCTCTTCGCGTTGGCGGCTGGCGTAGGCACAGGCGTGAAGGGCCTCGCTGGTGTGATGACGTACCTGCTCACCGAGCAAGCGACCTACACCTACTCAGCGTTTTTCGGCCTGATACTGGCGTCGGGCTGGCTCGTCGCGCGACTGGCGAAACCGGACACTCCGGTTGCCGGCGCCCGCTGCGTCGCGATTGGGCTGATGGCAATGATCTTCGCCGTCTGGCTCATGAGCCAGGGCCAAATGACGCCCTTCTCGGGTTTGCCTTACACCTTCGCCTGCGGCGTGATCGCGATCTGCGCGATGATCCTGCCGGGCATCAGCGGCGCCTACCTCCTGTTGATCCTCGGCAAGTACGAAGAGATGTCCGGCATCTTGCACCGCGCGCCGTCGCTATCCGGCTATGAATGGGCGTCGCTCGGCGTCTTCCTGACGGGTTGTCTCGTCGGCATCCTCTCGATGAGCCGTGTGCTGAAGTGGCTGCTCGCGCGGTACTGGTCCTCGACGATGTCGGCGCTAGCGGGTTTCATGATCGGCTCGCTATACCGCGTCTGGCCGTTCCAAAGGGACACGACTCCTGACGTGGGAGAATTCAAGCTCAAGCTCTTCCAGCCGATGTTGCCCGACTCGTTCGACAGTACAGCGATGTCGTGCCTGGCGATCGGCGTGTTCTGCTTTGCCGCGGTCTTCGTGATCGACTGGCTGGGACGGCGCGTTAGCGAAACCACCCCAGAAGAGGTGGCCGAGACGCTCGAAGACGAAGTGAACTGA
- the ispE gene encoding 4-(cytidine 5'-diphospho)-2-C-methyl-D-erythritol kinase, which produces MRPSPHGLTCRLDAPAKLNLCLEVLGRGSDGFHQLRTLMATIGLRDTLEITATGQGEPIRLEVLGHPRHTAGVPTDGRNLVVRALELLRDEAGVDRGADVRLVKRIPNQAGLGGGSSDAAAALLAAARVWELDWSQERKIEIGSRLGSDVPFFVGAIGDRSWRAALATGRGERIQPTPFSAGMPVVVVKPDVGLATAAVYQACQPADYAPADDPDRTQSVAAALAVGDWRRMAAWMTNGLQHAAVRLAPWLDRVRSAFDRCGCAAHQLSGSGSAYFGLFPTMGQARRAAERLRALCVGQTLATTIG; this is translated from the coding sequence ATGCGACCATCGCCCCATGGCCTCACCTGCCGCCTCGACGCGCCGGCGAAGCTGAATCTCTGCCTGGAGGTCCTGGGCAGGGGGAGCGACGGCTTCCACCAGCTGCGGACGCTGATGGCAACGATTGGCCTCCGCGATACTCTCGAGATAACAGCGACCGGCCAGGGCGAACCGATCCGCCTGGAAGTCCTCGGCCACCCCCGCCACACTGCCGGCGTGCCGACCGACGGCCGCAACCTCGTGGTGCGTGCGCTAGAGTTGCTTAGAGACGAGGCGGGCGTCGATCGCGGCGCCGACGTGCGGCTGGTGAAGCGGATTCCCAATCAAGCCGGCCTCGGCGGGGGGTCGAGCGACGCGGCAGCCGCCCTGCTGGCCGCGGCCCGGGTGTGGGAACTCGATTGGTCGCAGGAACGTAAAATAGAGATAGGCTCGCGGCTCGGAAGCGATGTCCCGTTTTTTGTCGGTGCGATCGGAGATCGCTCGTGGCGCGCCGCGTTGGCGACCGGACGGGGTGAGCGGATTCAACCCACGCCGTTCTCAGCGGGCATGCCCGTCGTCGTGGTGAAGCCCGACGTCGGCCTAGCGACCGCGGCGGTTTACCAGGCATGCCAGCCAGCCGACTACGCGCCCGCCGACGACCCCGACCGGACGCAGAGCGTCGCCGCGGCCCTTGCCGTTGGAGACTGGCGCCGGATGGCGGCCTGGATGACCAACGGTCTGCAGCACGCTGCGGTGCGGCTCGCGCCGTGGCTCGACAGGGTCCGGTCGGCCTTCGATCGGTGCGGTTGTGCGGCTCATCAGCTTTCGGGGAGCGGTTCGGCTTACTTCGGGCTGTTTCCGACGATGGGGCAGGCGCGTCGGGCTGCGGAGAGATTGCGGGCGCTGTGTGTTGGGCAAACCCTTGCCACCACAATTGGCTGA
- a CDS encoding SpoVG family protein, whose product MHITEVRIKLMDEPGERLRAFCSITFDDCFVVRDLKIIEGTSGLFVAMPSRKLTAHCGKCGMKNHLRAHYCNQCGGRLNESRVIKDADGRTKLYADIAHPINSSCREMIQNHVVEEYHQEVERAKSPDYVSRYDEYDAGDFVDADETEAPIRRFDESHRTAASNKPHHPPQGDPARTGVGRPHIAPGDTRSNAYLDEPTERRGNGTGGFGAGIF is encoded by the coding sequence GTGCACATCACCGAGGTACGCATCAAGTTGATGGATGAACCGGGCGAACGCCTCCGCGCGTTCTGCTCGATCACCTTCGACGACTGCTTTGTCGTCCGCGATCTTAAGATCATCGAGGGCACAAGCGGCTTGTTCGTCGCCATGCCCAGCCGCAAGCTCACCGCTCACTGCGGCAAGTGCGGCATGAAGAACCACCTCCGCGCGCACTACTGCAACCAGTGTGGCGGGCGGCTCAATGAGAGCCGGGTCATTAAAGACGCCGACGGCCGCACCAAGCTCTACGCCGACATCGCGCACCCGATCAACTCCTCCTGTCGGGAGATGATCCAGAACCACGTCGTCGAGGAGTACCACCAAGAGGTCGAGCGGGCCAAGTCGCCCGACTACGTCTCGCGTTACGACGAGTACGACGCCGGTGACTTCGTCGACGCGGACGAGACGGAGGCCCCGATCCGCCGCTTCGACGAGAGCCACCGCACCGCGGCGTCGAACAAGCCACACCACCCGCCACAGGGCGATCCGGCCCGTACGGGAGTGGGCCGGCCGCACATTGCGCCGGGAGACACCCGCAGCAACGCCTACCTCGACGAGCCCACCGAGCGTCGCGGCAACGGCACGGGCGGCTTCGGGGCAGGGATCTTCTAG
- a CDS encoding carbon storage regulator, with protein sequence MLVLSRKEAQRIRVGDSIVVTVVKIAGDKVRVGIEAPSDVLVLRDELEAWDVAPGAAPRCEGKAEERCTGACAGRVAAEAAPATVGISAGLKQSA encoded by the coding sequence ATGCTCGTGCTTTCACGGAAAGAAGCCCAACGGATCCGAGTCGGTGACTCGATCGTTGTTACAGTCGTAAAAATCGCGGGCGATAAGGTCCGCGTCGGCATCGAGGCCCCCAGCGACGTGCTGGTGCTTCGTGACGAACTCGAGGCGTGGGACGTGGCGCCGGGCGCCGCTCCCCGTTGTGAAGGAAAGGCCGAAGAGCGGTGTACCGGGGCCTGCGCCGGCCGGGTAGCCGCCGAGGCGGCGCCGGCCACCGTTGGGATCAGCGCCGGGCTCAAGCAGTCGGCTTAA
- a CDS encoding ATP-dependent 6-phosphofructokinase, protein MTQDDLRVTTLGERRVPSPVEHRLFTPDNARVLLEVDSVEGAEPSALGSAATDAKPLAAAPLMFEKAGPREHVYFDPRKSKAAVVTCGGLCPGLNNVIRHLYFALRDGYGVPTVYGVRNGYLGLTPEAPQPPMELTADWVEAIHHQGGTMLGTSRGHQDPAVMVETLVQLGVNLFFPVGGDGTQRGAHAIAKEAARRGVDLAIVGIPKTIDNDILYCFQTFGFVSAVTEAERVIDRAHVEAKSVPRGVGLVKLMGRNAGFIAAGATVASGEVNFCLVPEHPFELEGPRGFLAKLERRLEARGHAVIVVAEGAGQGLMDGLDPTAVDASGNRRLGDIGLLLKERISSYFDGIGKPVGMKYFDPSYYIRSVQANATDSLLTERFARQAAHAAMAGKTDLFVGYWNGRIVHVPLAASVGKPRHMAPESELWSAVQSITGQMRW, encoded by the coding sequence ATGACGCAAGACGATTTGCGTGTGACGACGCTCGGTGAGCGCCGCGTCCCGTCGCCCGTTGAGCACCGCTTGTTCACGCCGGACAACGCCCGCGTGCTTCTTGAAGTTGACAGCGTCGAGGGCGCGGAGCCCTCGGCGCTGGGGTCAGCGGCGACGGATGCCAAGCCGCTGGCAGCTGCGCCTTTGATGTTTGAGAAGGCGGGGCCGCGCGAGCACGTTTATTTCGATCCGCGCAAGTCGAAGGCCGCCGTTGTCACTTGTGGCGGGCTCTGCCCGGGTCTGAACAACGTTATTCGCCACCTCTATTTCGCGCTGCGTGACGGGTACGGCGTGCCGACCGTCTATGGCGTCCGCAACGGTTACCTGGGCCTGACGCCCGAGGCGCCGCAGCCGCCGATGGAGCTGACCGCCGACTGGGTCGAGGCGATCCACCACCAGGGCGGCACGATGCTTGGCACGTCCCGCGGGCATCAAGACCCAGCCGTGATGGTCGAGACGCTCGTGCAGTTGGGCGTCAACTTGTTCTTCCCTGTCGGCGGTGACGGCACTCAGCGCGGCGCTCATGCGATCGCCAAGGAGGCCGCCCGCCGCGGCGTCGATCTCGCTATTGTCGGCATCCCCAAGACGATCGACAACGACATCCTCTACTGCTTCCAGACGTTTGGCTTCGTGTCGGCGGTGACCGAGGCCGAACGCGTCATCGACCGCGCGCACGTCGAGGCGAAGAGCGTTCCGCGCGGCGTGGGCCTCGTGAAGTTGATGGGCCGCAACGCGGGCTTCATCGCCGCGGGAGCGACCGTCGCTAGCGGCGAGGTCAACTTCTGCTTGGTGCCCGAGCATCCCTTCGAACTCGAAGGGCCGCGTGGCTTTCTCGCCAAGCTCGAACGCCGGCTCGAGGCACGCGGCCACGCGGTGATCGTTGTCGCCGAGGGCGCTGGTCAGGGACTCATGGATGGGCTCGACCCGACAGCGGTCGACGCCTCGGGTAATCGCCGGCTAGGGGATATCGGCCTGCTGCTCAAGGAGCGTATCTCCAGCTACTTCGACGGCATCGGTAAGCCGGTGGGCATGAAGTACTTCGATCCCAGCTACTACATACGCAGCGTTCAAGCGAACGCGACCGACAGCCTGCTCACCGAGCGCTTCGCGCGCCAGGCGGCGCACGCGGCGATGGCGGGAAAGACCGACCTCTTCGTCGGCTACTGGAACGGCCGCATCGTGCACGTCCCGTTGGCGGCGTCGGTCGGCAAGCCCCGCCACATGGCGCCAGAAAGCGAGCTGTGGAGCGCCGTGCAATCGATCACGGGGCAGATGCGGTGGTAG
- a CDS encoding redoxin domain-containing protein, giving the protein MVISRIPAAVIACVLGATAIADAAVGIVVGDFTLTDSYGAQRSLSDYRDADAVVVVFLGVECPLAKLYGPRLVSLAKAYADRNVAVIGINANRQDSLTELAAYGRKHGIEFPLLKDNQAEAVKSFGATRTPEAFVLDRQRVVRYQGRIDDQYDVGVVRKAPTRSFVREAIDAVLAGEEVATPETRAVGCVIGLPREADADANVTYSEHVAPLLEKHCVECHRAGEIAPFALRDYDEVAGWADMIAEVVRDQRMPPWHADPEHGEFANARRLSDAEKQTFYDWAKAGAPAGDLAKLPEPRAFVAGWRLPREPDMVVAMRDEPFRVAAQGVIDYQYFVVDPGFTEDKWVQAADIVPGEASVVHHVIVFVSPPASEANEGLGWMGAYVPGQSSMVLAEGRARRVPAGSKFIFQMHYTPTGVEAEDRTRMGLVFADPNTVKEEVVTLEAANHRFEIPPGDPDYHVSASRDRFPANAQLISVSPHMHFRGKSFLVTSSQPEGAESVLLNVPRYDFNWQTSYEFAEPIAIPEGYRIDCEATFDNSAGNPANPDPTATVRWGDQSFEEMMIGFFEVAAPVGSLRPEDHIEGGREGVRMETLAFTQRLFEKHDKNQGDGDGKLTREELPAGFAFDRYDLNGDGGLSGKEVFEVALRDALG; this is encoded by the coding sequence ATGGTGATCTCTCGCATCCCTGCCGCTGTCATCGCTTGCGTCCTAGGCGCCACGGCGATCGCCGACGCCGCGGTGGGCATCGTCGTCGGGGATTTTACGTTGACCGATTCGTACGGCGCGCAGCGCTCGCTCTCGGACTACCGGGACGCCGACGCAGTGGTCGTTGTCTTCTTGGGGGTCGAGTGCCCGCTGGCGAAGCTTTACGGGCCGCGGCTGGTAAGCCTGGCGAAGGCCTATGCGGACCGCAATGTGGCGGTGATCGGGATCAACGCCAATCGCCAGGACTCGCTGACGGAGCTAGCCGCCTACGGACGCAAGCATGGGATCGAGTTCCCGTTGCTGAAGGACAACCAAGCGGAAGCCGTCAAGAGCTTCGGCGCGACGCGGACTCCGGAGGCGTTTGTGCTCGATCGCCAACGCGTCGTGCGGTATCAAGGGCGGATCGACGACCAGTACGACGTGGGTGTGGTGCGGAAGGCGCCGACGCGCAGCTTCGTTCGCGAAGCGATTGACGCGGTGCTTGCCGGCGAAGAGGTCGCGACGCCCGAGACGCGGGCCGTGGGCTGCGTGATCGGCTTGCCGCGCGAAGCGGACGCCGACGCCAACGTGACTTACAGCGAGCACGTGGCGCCGTTGCTCGAGAAGCACTGCGTCGAGTGCCACCGCGCGGGCGAGATTGCGCCGTTCGCACTGCGGGATTACGACGAGGTTGCCGGCTGGGCCGACATGATCGCCGAAGTGGTCCGCGACCAGCGGATGCCGCCGTGGCACGCGGACCCGGAGCACGGCGAGTTCGCCAACGCCCGACGGCTGAGCGACGCCGAGAAGCAGACGTTCTACGATTGGGCCAAGGCCGGCGCCCCGGCGGGCGACCTCGCCAAGCTCCCCGAGCCGCGGGCGTTCGTCGCAGGCTGGCGGCTGCCACGCGAGCCCGACATGGTCGTCGCGATGCGGGACGAGCCGTTCCGCGTCGCCGCGCAGGGGGTGATCGACTACCAGTACTTCGTCGTCGATCCGGGCTTCACCGAAGACAAGTGGGTGCAGGCCGCCGACATCGTACCGGGTGAGGCGTCGGTGGTTCACCACGTCATCGTGTTCGTGAGCCCTCCCGCTAGTGAAGCAAATGAAGGGCTCGGTTGGATGGGCGCGTACGTGCCGGGGCAGAGCTCGATGGTCCTCGCCGAAGGCCGCGCGCGGCGCGTGCCGGCGGGATCGAAATTCATCTTCCAGATGCACTACACGCCGACGGGCGTCGAAGCCGAGGACCGCACGCGGATGGGGCTCGTCTTCGCTGATCCGAATACGGTGAAAGAAGAGGTCGTAACGCTCGAAGCCGCGAACCACCGGTTCGAGATCCCACCGGGCGACCCGGACTATCACGTCAGCGCGTCGCGCGACCGTTTCCCGGCGAACGCCCAGTTAATCAGCGTGTCGCCGCACATGCACTTCCGCGGCAAGTCGTTCCTCGTAACAAGCTCGCAACCCGAAGGCGCCGAGAGCGTGCTGCTCAACGTGCCGCGTTACGACTTCAATTGGCAGACGTCGTACGAGTTTGCTGAGCCGATCGCGATTCCTGAGGGGTACCGGATCGACTGCGAGGCGACGTTCGACAACTCGGCGGGGAACCCGGCGAACCCCGACCCGACCGCGACGGTGCGTTGGGGCGATCAGTCGTTCGAGGAGATGATGATCGGGTTCTTCGAGGTCGCGGCGCCGGTTGGCAGCCTCCGACCCGAGGACCACATCGAGGGCGGCCGAGAGGGGGTCCGGATGGAGACCCTGGCGTTCACGCAACGGCTGTTCGAGAAACACGATAAAAACCAAGGCGATGGCGACGGCAAGCTGACGCGTGAGGAGCTGCCCGCGGGCTTTGCGTTTGACCGTTACGACCTGAACGGGGACGGGGGGCTGTCCGGGAAGGAGGTCTTCGAGGTGGCCCTGCGCGACGCGCTTGGGTAA
- a CDS encoding secondary thiamine-phosphate synthase enzyme YjbQ — MKSYRKELWFNLPERMAFQNITPEVESCVRESGVQEGLVLVNAMHITASVFINDDEPGLHRDYKKWLEELAPFDASPQRYHHNRTGEDNADAHHKRQIMGREVVVAITEGKLDFGPWEQVFYGEFDGRRKKRVLVKIIGE, encoded by the coding sequence TTGAAGTCCTATCGCAAAGAGCTCTGGTTCAACCTGCCAGAGCGAATGGCGTTTCAGAACATCACGCCCGAGGTCGAGTCCTGCGTCCGTGAGAGCGGTGTGCAGGAGGGGTTGGTGCTTGTGAACGCGATGCACATCACGGCCTCGGTCTTCATCAACGACGACGAGCCGGGTCTGCACCGCGACTACAAGAAGTGGCTAGAAGAACTGGCTCCGTTCGACGCGTCGCCGCAGCGGTACCACCACAACCGCACGGGGGAGGACAACGCCGACGCTCATCACAAGCGACAGATCATGGGACGCGAGGTGGTTGTCGCAATCACCGAAGGCAAGCTCGACTTTGGCCCCTGGGAGCAGGTTTTCTACGGCGAGTTCGACGGCCGCCGCAAGAAGCGGGTGCTGGTGAAGATCATCGGCGAGTAG
- a CDS encoding AAA family ATPase, whose protein sequence is MDSSVHSESIIDLLGSRIAVVGAPGAGKSTLAQRLAERLDAKHIDLDALHFLPGWRLRPEEDVRTDVGQAVAAERWVACGNWRNVRDLVWGRATSIVWLDYSLAVCFRRLLKRTVRRCWCGEEFHNGNREDFATQFFSRDSLLLYLLREHRRRREDIGSAIDDPAWRSLTVRRLKRPCELKLVLSQSK, encoded by the coding sequence GTGGATAGCAGCGTGCATAGCGAGTCTATAATAGACCTCTTGGGTAGCCGTATCGCCGTCGTCGGAGCGCCTGGCGCGGGAAAGAGCACCTTAGCGCAGCGGCTCGCGGAGAGACTCGACGCGAAACACATTGATCTCGACGCTCTCCACTTCTTACCGGGATGGAGACTACGGCCCGAGGAAGACGTGCGAACCGATGTCGGCCAAGCGGTCGCGGCTGAGCGTTGGGTCGCCTGCGGCAACTGGCGCAACGTCCGTGACTTGGTTTGGGGCCGCGCCACGTCCATCGTCTGGCTCGATTACTCGCTAGCCGTTTGCTTCAGGCGATTGCTGAAACGAACGGTGCGGCGTTGCTGGTGCGGCGAAGAGTTTCACAACGGCAATCGCGAAGACTTCGCCACTCAGTTCTTCTCAAGAGACTCCCTGCTACTCTACCTCTTGCGTGAGCACCGCCGCCGGCGAGAAGACATCGGCTCGGCTATCGACGATCCGGCGTGGCGAAGCCTTACGGTTCGGCGATTGAAGAGGCCGTGTGAGCTGAAGCTAGTGTTGTCGCAAAGCAAGTGA
- a CDS encoding sulfotransferase-like domain-containing protein — MKASQPTGVRIAMWSGPRNLSTTLMRSWGARSDAFVTDEPLYAHYLRETADRRHPGYDETLAAHDADWRRVADWLTGPVPGGKRVWYQKHMAHHLLPQVERDWVDGLTNCFLIRRPAAVLVSMTEFFPDPRPEDIGLPQQVELFRRERQRTGRTPAVIDSCDVLRDPPGVLKQLCERIGVAYDDAMLSWPPGLRETDGAWAPFWYKKVEQTTGFGPPREEFDDVPDNLRPVLEACLPLYEELAQHRLK; from the coding sequence ATGAAGGCAAGTCAACCTACCGGCGTCCGTATCGCGATGTGGTCGGGGCCGCGGAATCTATCGACGACTTTGATGCGGTCTTGGGGGGCGCGTTCCGACGCGTTTGTCACCGACGAGCCGTTGTATGCCCACTACTTGCGGGAGACAGCCGATCGACGGCACCCGGGCTACGACGAGACGCTCGCCGCTCACGACGCCGATTGGCGGCGCGTGGCCGATTGGCTGACGGGGCCTGTGCCCGGCGGCAAGCGGGTGTGGTATCAGAAGCACATGGCGCATCACCTGTTGCCGCAGGTCGAGCGCGACTGGGTGGATGGGCTCACGAACTGTTTCTTGATCCGCCGGCCGGCGGCGGTGCTGGTTTCGATGACCGAGTTCTTCCCCGACCCGCGGCCCGAGGACATCGGCTTGCCCCAGCAGGTCGAGTTGTTCCGCCGGGAACGGCAACGCACCGGCCGCACGCCCGCGGTGATCGACTCGTGCGACGTGCTTCGCGACCCGCCGGGCGTGCTGAAGCAACTGTGTGAGCGCATCGGGGTGGCGTACGACGACGCGATGCTGAGCTGGCCGCCGGGCCTCCGGGAGACCGACGGCGCATGGGCGCCCTTCTGGTACAAGAAGGTCGAGCAGACCACCGGCTTCGGCCCGCCGCGGGAAGAGTTCGACGACGTGCCGGACAACTTGCGCCCGGTGCTAGAAGCATGCCTGCCACTGTACGAAGAGCTGGCGCAACATCGCTTGAAGTGA
- a CDS encoding aminotransferase class IV, translated as MLQKFDERNRDLKIWINGKLSHRDEAGVSPFDSVVQGGDAVWEGLRLYDGRIFKLTEHLRRLRHSAMALAFAEIPTEEAITDAIRQTLAANGMRDGVHLRLTLTRGVKITSGMDPRLNQSGPTLIVLAEFKRPVYDKTGLRLATTSYRRASPDVLDPKIHHNNLLNSILAKIEATRAGADDAVMLDGRGFIAETNATHLFLVIDGVVTTPRTVACPEGITRQTVLDLCKANDIQHEVRDVSLPEAYRAEECFCTGTMGEIAPVVEIDGRTIGAESQRPMTAKLNDLFAALTATEGTRVVD; from the coding sequence ATGCTGCAGAAGTTCGACGAGCGTAACCGCGACCTCAAGATTTGGATCAACGGCAAGCTCTCGCATCGGGACGAGGCCGGTGTCAGCCCGTTCGACTCGGTCGTGCAGGGGGGCGACGCGGTGTGGGAGGGGCTGCGGCTCTACGACGGGCGCATCTTCAAGTTGACCGAGCACCTGCGGCGGCTACGGCACTCGGCGATGGCGTTGGCGTTTGCTGAGATCCCGACCGAAGAAGCGATCACCGACGCGATCCGCCAGACGCTCGCCGCCAACGGGATGCGTGACGGTGTGCACCTCCGTTTGACGCTGACGCGCGGCGTGAAGATCACCAGCGGCATGGACCCGCGGCTTAACCAGTCGGGCCCGACGTTGATCGTCCTGGCGGAGTTCAAGCGGCCCGTCTACGACAAGACGGGGCTGCGGCTGGCGACGACTTCCTACCGCCGCGCGTCGCCGGACGTGCTTGATCCGAAGATCCACCACAACAACCTGCTCAACTCGATCCTCGCCAAGATCGAGGCCACGCGCGCGGGCGCTGACGACGCGGTGATGCTTGATGGGCGCGGCTTCATCGCCGAGACGAACGCAACGCACCTGTTCCTTGTCATCGACGGCGTCGTTACGACGCCGCGGACCGTTGCGTGTCCCGAGGGGATCACCCGTCAGACCGTGCTCGACCTTTGTAAAGCCAACGACATTCAGCACGAGGTGCGTGACGTTTCACTTCCCGAGGCGTATCGCGCCGAGGAGTGCTTTTGCACGGGCACAATGGGAGAGATCGCGCCAGTCGTGGAGATCGACGGCCGCACGATCGGCGCCGAATCGCAGCGGCCGATGACGGCGAAGCTCAATGATTTGTTCGCCGCGCTGACCGCGACCGAAGGCACGCGCGTCGTCGATTGA